In a single window of the Elaeis guineensis isolate ETL-2024a chromosome 6, EG11, whole genome shotgun sequence genome:
- the LOC105046433 gene encoding LOW QUALITY PROTEIN: vesicle-associated membrane protein 721 (The sequence of the model RefSeq protein was modified relative to this genomic sequence to represent the inferred CDS: inserted 1 base in 1 codon): MGQQSLIYSFVARGTVILAEYTEFTGNFTSIASQCLQKLPASNNKFTYNCDGHTFNYLVEEGYTYCVVAVESAGRQIPIAFLERIKEDFGKRYGGGKAATAAANSLNRDFGPKLKEHMQYCVDHPEEISKLAKVKAQVSEVKGVMMENIEKVLDRGEKIELLVDKTENLRSQAQDFRQQGXKNEEEDVVTEHEDKADRLGHHHCINSHHNLVRLPWLQMLI, from the exons ATGGGGCAGCAGTCGCTGATCTATAGCTTCGTGGCCAGGGGGACGGTGATCCTGGCGGAGTACACGGAATTCACGGGGAACTTCACCAGCATCGCCTCCCAATGCCTACAGAAGCTGCCGGCGAGCAACAACAAGTTCACCTACAACTGCGACGGTCACACCTTCAACTATCTCGTCGAGGAAGGATACA CATATTGTGTAGTTGCAGTTGAGTCAGCTGGCAGACAAATTCCCATTGCCTTCCTGGAGAGGATTAAGGAGGATTTTGGCAAAAGATATGGAGGAGGAAAAGCTGCAACTGCTGCAGCTAACAGCCTCAACCGAGATTTTGG GCCAAAACTGAAAGAGCACATGCAGTATTGTGTGGATCACCCTGAGGAAATAAGCAAACTGGCGAAAGTGAAAGCGCAGGTCTCAGAAGTCAAAGGAGTTATGATGGAAAATATTGAAAAG GTTCTTGATCGTGGGGAGAAAATTGAGTTGCTTGTTGACAAAACTGAGAATCTCCGCTCTCAG GCTCAAGATTTCAGGCAGCAAG ACAAAAATGAGGAGGAAGATGTGGTTACAGAACATGAAGATAAAGCTGATCGTCTTGGGCATCATCATTGCATTAATTCTCATCATAATCTTGTCCGTTTGCCATGGCTTCAAATGCTAATATGA